In a single window of the Candidatus Caldatribacterium sp. genome:
- a CDS encoding substrate-binding domain-containing protein, producing the protein TKHLLSLGHTEILCIGGPAKISLFRDRFRGYIKALEEAGIPKESHHTVELNLTFHEAYEFGLEFLRRNALRVTAVVTHNDPAAFGILKAAQNLGLRVPEDLSIVGFDNTYITEYTNPPLTSVDLPKKIIGKRLVELMIRLIRGNDVEPCVIDEVSLSQKGSTAPRRKEEIL; encoded by the coding sequence GACGAAGCACCTCCTTTCTCTTGGGCATACCGAGATCCTCTGCATTGGTGGTCCGGCAAAAATTTCTCTCTTTCGGGACCGATTCCGGGGATACATAAAGGCCCTTGAGGAGGCAGGGATTCCGAAGGAATCGCACCACACAGTTGAGCTCAACCTTACTTTCCACGAAGCCTACGAATTCGGCCTTGAATTCTTGCGGAGAAACGCTCTTCGAGTGACCGCAGTCGTCACCCACAATGACCCGGCGGCCTTTGGAATCCTCAAGGCCGCACAGAACCTCGGCCTTCGAGTTCCTGAAGATTTATCCATTGTGGGATTCGATAACACCTACATCACTGAGTACACGAACCCTCCCCTTACCTCAGTTGACCTGCCAAAGAAAATCATCGGGAAGAGGCTTGTGGAGCTCATGATTCGCCTGATCCGGGGAAACGACGTAGAGCCCTGCGTTATTGACGAAGTCTCTCTTTCCCAGAAAGGGTCCACCGCCCCAAGGAGAAAGGAGGAAATCCTATGA